From a single Anomaloglossus baeobatrachus isolate aAnoBae1 chromosome 4, aAnoBae1.hap1, whole genome shotgun sequence genomic region:
- the LOC142303046 gene encoding uncharacterized protein LOC142303046 codes for MASSSNSAKFTVPSLNSQNYQSWKFKVKMLLIREGTWKYTQESKSDPVPQEWLQMDQKAQSTISLSIEDDQIVHVCKCESAKEMWEQLQKVHERINLSNKLYLMRKLYQSKLHNDQDMQDYIRNTLETVERLRGIGENMKDFHVAALLLSGLPESYDPLVTALDARPDDELTLEYVRGKLVDEYKRKTESVSGKICNKETREWFVCKKPGHLKAECRVWKDKMNQLKKQNSQQRVKSAVSENNDPAMTKRMWVHPLVMAREQKGHFTLLYSDLRRFLATGESFASLHLQFRVGKSTISKIVRCTCNVIWQKLQPIVMPSPTEETWLQVAAGFQTVANFPNCIGAVDGKHIRVQKPPRSGSHFFNYKKYFSVVLMAVADAHYNFVAIDVGAYGSTGDSRVLRTSQIGLQILRDCGTLPAPQPLPGSTDPVPFVMVSDEAFPLLTNLLRPYPRRGLDDRRRIFNYRLSRARRYVECTFGIMSSQWRIFHTAIQLQPSTVDAVIKACCVLHNFGRQYTSDVFEEAQARSFMPVLTVSGRPSNSGVSVRDTFTDYFMSPEGAVHWQYSSVGVVQPDQQRRQEPA; via the exons ATGGCCTCCAGCAGCAACTCAGCAAAGTTTACAGTGCCAAGCCTGAATAGCCAGAACTACCAATCCTGGAAATTCAAGGTGAAGATGCTGCTGATAAGAGAAGGTACGTGGAAATATACTCAGGAGTCTAAGTCTGACCCAGTACCACAGGAATGGCTACAGATGGATCAGAAAGCACAGAGCACCATATCACTCAGCATAGAGGATGATCAGATTGTGCATGTGTGTAAGTGTGAATCTGCAAAGGAAATGTGGGAGCagctgcagaaagtacatgagaggATAAATCTAAGTAATAAACTCTATCTAATGAGAAAGCTGTATCAGTCTAAGCTGCACAATGACCAGGACATGCAGGACTACATTAGAAACACTCTAGAGACCGTAGAGCGCCTGCGGGGCATTGGGGAAAATATGAAGGACTTCCATGTAGCAGCACTACTACTTAGTGGTCTCCCAGAAAGCTATGACCCGCTTGTAACTGCACTAGATGCACGCCCAGATGATGAGCTTACATTGGAGTACGTCAGAGGAAAGCTTGTAGATGAATATAAGAGAAAGACAGAAAGTGTGAGCGGCAAGATATGCAACAAGGAAACACGTGAATGGTTTGTATGCAAGAAGCCAGGTCATTTAAAAGCTGAATGCAGAGTCTGGAAAGATAAAATGAATCAGCTGAAGAAGCAAAACAGTCAACAAAGAGTTAAGAGCGCTGTATCTGAAAATAATGATCCT GCAATGACCAAAAGGATGTGGGTGCATCCTCTCGTTATGGCACGTGAGCAGAAAGGCCATTTCACCTTACTGTACAGCGATTTAAGGCG atttctGGCCACTGGAGAGAGTTTTGCATCCCTGCATCTTCAATTTCGGGTTGGTAAATCTACcatttccaaaattgtgaggtgcacatgcaACGTGATCTGGCAGAAGTTGCAGCCCATAGTGATGCCTTCCCCAACCGAGGAAACTTGGCTACAGGTTGCAGCAGGCTTTCAGACTGTGGCCAACTTCCCCAACTGCATAGGTGCAGTTGATGGCAAACATATTAGGGTTCAgaagccaccgcgatcaggatcacatttttttaattacaaaaaatatttttctgtggtcctcatggcggtggctgatgcCCATTACAACTTTGTGGCCATTGATGttggtgcttatggcagtacgggagattctcgggtgttgagaacatcacagattggactgCAAATTCTTCGAGATTGCGGAACACTCCCAGCCCCTCAACCTTTGccgggctccacagatccagtcccctttgtgatggtatcggatgaggccTTCCCTTTACTAacaaacctgctgcgcccatacccacggagAGGACTGGATGACCGGCGGAGGATTTTTAACTATCGGCTGAGTCGTGCACgtagatatgtggagtgcacctttggaATCATGAGTAGTCAGTGGAGGATCTTTCACACAGCCATCCAGTTACAACCAAGCACGGTTGATGCTGTCATAAAAGCGTGCTGTGTGCTCCACAATTTTGGTCGTCAGTACACCAGTGATGTATTTGAAGAAGCACAGGCACGAAGCTTTATGCCAGTATTAACCGTTTCTGGTCGGCCAAGTAACTCTGGTGTCTCTGTGCGAGATACCTTCACTGACTACTTTATGAGTCCggaaggtgccgtgcactggcaatactccAGTGTCGGTGTTGTGCAGCCGGATCAGCAGAGAAGACAGGAACCCGCTTGA